One window of the Pedobacter ginsengisoli genome contains the following:
- a CDS encoding RagB/SusD family nutrient uptake outer membrane protein produces MKKKINYTFILLLLLSVSACKKGWVDTKPNGSPTTAFFWKSEDDIIKATAALYVPMRYESTWGRDLFWVQNASDDLVVGRTKADAENIKNFIPTGREGYLSSGWNDLYWMVNKANEAIKNIPTVTAASESVRNRALGEAYFVRGFAHFWIAYIWGHKDQGVPFEAVENPEYGKRIPPQLKSVTDNYAQVIADLQKASELLPLFETYGDADRGRAHKAAAWGYMVKAYAYWAQYDKTKWQPIPDLCDKIKNEGHRALITGKENGKTNYRSVFTIDNNWSSEYMWSVTSGVQGGSEFPGVILENKGWGVFNGWGYFQPTLELYNEYEANDPRREVTILKFGDKFTFFGQERSYYSTNSLSGFQINKYMEPYSYGTDGNAGTNTKINPSGDYPTTMLNLSLMRYAEILLFKAEALIELGKSGDAAVPLNEIRSRVGLSSISNPTLNDLKHERRVELACEWTDRLADLKRWGDFAKINAPLHGQNHSNKTDPNSPFTVNEIWPARNFNPARHMAWPINPDEISRSNGAYKQTPGW; encoded by the coding sequence ATGAAAAAGAAAATTAATTATACTTTTATTCTGCTCTTATTATTATCAGTAAGTGCGTGTAAAAAAGGCTGGGTCGACACCAAACCTAATGGCTCACCTACTACTGCATTTTTCTGGAAAAGCGAAGACGACATCATAAAAGCCACAGCTGCACTTTATGTACCCATGCGCTACGAATCAACCTGGGGAAGAGATCTTTTTTGGGTCCAAAATGCAAGTGACGATCTTGTTGTCGGTAGAACTAAAGCCGATGCAGAGAACATCAAAAACTTTATCCCTACGGGAAGAGAAGGATACCTGAGCAGTGGCTGGAATGACCTTTACTGGATGGTCAATAAAGCCAACGAAGCCATAAAAAATATCCCTACTGTAACCGCAGCCAGCGAATCAGTTCGCAACAGAGCCCTCGGAGAAGCGTACTTTGTACGTGGTTTTGCTCATTTCTGGATCGCTTATATTTGGGGACATAAAGATCAGGGCGTTCCGTTTGAAGCTGTCGAAAACCCTGAATATGGTAAACGTATACCACCACAATTAAAATCGGTTACCGACAACTATGCACAGGTCATTGCCGATTTACAAAAAGCTTCTGAGTTGCTTCCATTATTTGAAACCTATGGCGATGCTGATCGTGGCAGGGCGCACAAGGCAGCTGCATGGGGATATATGGTAAAAGCCTATGCATATTGGGCACAATACGACAAAACCAAATGGCAGCCGATTCCAGATCTTTGCGATAAAATTAAAAACGAAGGTCACAGAGCGCTAATCACAGGCAAAGAAAATGGAAAAACCAATTATCGCAGTGTGTTTACAATCGACAACAACTGGAGCTCTGAATACATGTGGTCTGTTACCTCTGGCGTACAGGGAGGTTCTGAATTTCCGGGTGTAATACTCGAAAACAAAGGCTGGGGCGTTTTCAATGGCTGGGGATATTTCCAACCTACATTGGAATTGTACAATGAATATGAAGCAAACGATCCACGCCGTGAAGTTACCATCTTAAAATTTGGCGACAAGTTCACTTTCTTCGGTCAGGAAAGATCATACTACTCTACCAATAGTCTTTCAGGTTTTCAGATCAACAAATACATGGAGCCTTACAGCTACGGAACTGATGGAAATGCAGGTACCAACACCAAAATAAATCCTAGTGGCGATTATCCAACCACCATGCTTAACCTTTCTTTAATGCGCTACGCGGAAATTTTATTATTTAAAGCAGAAGCACTAATAGAATTAGGCAAAAGTGGTGATGCTGCCGTTCCTTTAAACGAAATCAGATCAAGAGTTGGGCTATCTTCTATAAGTAATCCAACCCTAAACGATTTAAAACATGAGCGTCGTGTTGAATTGGCTTGTGAATGGACCGACCGTTTGGCCGATCTTAAAAGATGGGGAGACTTTGCAAAAATTAATGCACCTCTTCACGGACAGAATCACTCCAATAAAACCGATCCCAATTCACCATTTACTGTAAATGAAATATGGCCGGCACGTAATTTCAATCCGGCAAGACATATGGCATGGCCAATAAATCCAGACGAAATTTCCAGAAGTAACGGTGCTTACAAACAAACACCGGGCTGGTAA